CCATTTTGTATTCGTAATGCCGCAGCAGACACTTTTGCTATGGTGGTATTCTGCTTTATTTCTGGGATGATCATAGAAATCTTTATTTCCGGGATGACGTTCGAACAATCGTTGGCTTCACGAACCCTTTCTATTCCGGTAAATATTGCGATTGCTTGGCCATACGGCATGTTCAGAGATTTCATGCTTAGGCAAGGTGAGCGAGTTTCATCCACAAGTATGATGAAGAATATGTCCGATTTGATCGCCTACGTACTGTTTCAATCGCCAGTGTATGCAGCGATCTTGGTGGCGGTTGGGGCCTCAAGTGATCAAATCCTAACTGCAGTAACCTCGAATGCAGTGATCTCATGTGGAATGGGCGTTCTCTATGGCTATTTTCTCGATATGTGCCGCAAGTGGTTTAAGGTGCCGGGATACTACCAGCAAGCCTGATTGTGCAGGAAATCTGGTCGAATTAGCCATTAAGTAATCAAACGTTCAAGATGTGGCGTTTTTTTTCCTCAATAGGCTTGACCTAACCCAATAGAATCATTAAATTAGCGCCTCGTTGGTGAGCAAACCAACCACAATTTGATTCGGTGAGTTGTCCGAGTGGCTGAAGGAGCACGCCTGGAAAGTGTGTATACGGCAACGTATCGAGAGTTCGAATCTCTCACTCACCGCCACATTCTATAGCAAAGACTTAGCTAAGTAGCTTATCTC
This sequence is a window from Vibrio coralliilyticus. Protein-coding genes within it:
- a CDS encoding L-alanine exporter AlaE — protein: MKPRGPFCIRNAAADTFAMVVFCFISGMIIEIFISGMTFEQSLASRTLSIPVNIAIAWPYGMFRDFMLRQGERVSSTSMMKNMSDLIAYVLFQSPVYAAILVAVGASSDQILTAVTSNAVISCGMGVLYGYFLDMCRKWFKVPGYYQQA